The genomic stretch TATGTCTAATGATTCCAACAACCTGTAACTCAACATCACTACAATTTTCTCCATCCATATGCTTGACTTTCTTGAGCACTAACAACGGCTTTTTCAAGGAAATCTTTGACCCTGTCAGTTCATGGTACCCAATAGTTAAAGTGTAGACTTCCTGAACAAGAAAAGAATGGACacaatattagttttttttttcctaaTAAGATGAAAAGTGACAGTGGATTCCAATCACACTAGATTATATCATAAACTCTTACAAATTATGATTCAATGCATTAGAAGAAAACGCAGTTACGCGTATTATTTAATATCaaccatagatttgaacttgatCGACTCACATTACACCTTCACCAAATCATCTCTAAATAATTTTACCATTAATTTGACATCGCACAATCAAGATAAAAAAGCAATGTCATGCAGTTACTATATAGAATCCAAATATAGACTTTTATAGTATAAGAGACAAAGTTGATCTGGTTTTTTCATTAGTAACATCAACCCAGAATTACCTTTTTCATTTTTACGAGCAAAACACAGCACACTTGTGAAATTTTGTCTAATATTTCCTAGTAATTTGACTTAAACAAAAGTGATATATATTAATTGTAGCTCTAACCTGATTAAAGCAAGCAACTTTATCTTAGTAACTCAAAATTTTGCTTCGACAATCAAGAATTAAGAATATCATTAAGCAGTTTAAATCTTAATCATTATAATTATACTAGGAATCCGGTAAACAAccaataaaatgaaaaaattttCCATGTCAAAATAACACCCTCACTATCTAACACAATAATCTCTTACACTGTTAGTGTTAGACTAGCACATGTAAAATCACAATCTTgtaccaaaaaaaaatcacaacctTTCCATTTTAatcctaaataaaatttattcacTATTACTCTCTTTCAAAAACTCTGTGGGCTTAACCCCCATTTGAAAAAAAGCTAACCAAATTGACAATTTCTCAAACCCTAATATTTTGGttaaaaattgaaatttgaaactACAATCAATAACTTCAGACAATGTAAAAATACATACCATTTGCAAACAAACAATTGGTAACCAATAATCATGATAGGGAACTAGATCATAGTCTTAGGGGTTAATTGGTAACTCTATAGCACCGACACCTCAAAAAAAGACGCTAGTGTCTAAAACCAACACCTGTGAGTAAATTTaacttattcattttttttaatagttatcGGTGTGGCGTGTGTCAGTGTCATATTTCCAGTGTCTGTGATTCATATATTGGTACTAAAGTGATGGAAAATAATATAGTAGTATAACCTGAGAAGACGGACGACAGAGAGTGCCAATTTGAAGGTTGGCGAGGGAACCCTGAAAACCAGGTTGAGGTTCAACAACTCCTTGAAGTTCAACAACGCCCCATTCCGCGCAGTTTCCTTCACCGCAATTGCACTTCACACGAATCTGCATCTTTTCCCTTTTTATCAATTTCTGAATCAGTACAGTAATACAATTGAATGCTGATATTTTAGTATCTTAGTATGAATGAAAAATTACGGAATAAACAAAGGTAACTATCTATCTAAGCACCAAATGCAAAAATTGATAAAGTTCGGAGAATCACCTTTACTAAGAATGAACGGCGGAAGGAGATGACGGCGTGACGCGATGAGAAGCGGAGACGGATAGAGTGAGCAGTCGAGATACGGCAGAGCGGAGGATCGCCGGAGTATGAAGTCGGTGTGCGGTTGGGGTAGCTGGCTGCGGCGGTCTAGGGTTTTTCAGTTCTTCATGGAGGCAAATTCTTTTTTCAATTGTTAAAAGAAAAAGTGGGAAATGAATTCCCGCCTAAATTGAGAGTGTGGGAATTGTTATTACTTTTTGGGCCATTTTTTAGTTTGACTTACTTAATTATAGGTACAAACTAGTACTTTACCCCGTGAGATGCATGTGTTTAGGCGGGATTTTGGTCTAAAATTGGCGCTAAATATGTAtcctgttttaatatattaaagattaATTGGTATTCAATTTGATAgtaaagatttttttattttaacttaatttaatatagtatttaaataattaaatgaattgATATTTTTAGTTACTTGATTTGGATAAAAAAATtatgggtaatgctaacttttagttatttttggataaaaaaataTGGATAATGCTAACTTGTATCTTAGGAGCACAAGTTAAGAAGTTCACTTATAGAAAGTTTGTattgaaaaaaacaatataaaatttatatatttttatctaaaTCAATGGACAATTTCCAAAATAACATTTCTCCATTTAGTTCTTAACCCCGTAAAAATACTTAACTTTCTATAAGTGATACTCAAACTAGTGTCTTAAAGATACAAGTTAAAAACTATGGCAAAGAACCCCGTAATCAATGTCATGTGTCTATAAGTCATACTCAGATGAGTGCCTTAAAGACACAAGTTCAGACTATGATAATCAATGTCATATGTCTGAATATAACCTTTTGCCACTAATCTTATCTTGTATTGATCAAGAGTGGCATCTGATTTTATGCTTTATGGTAAAGATTCATCTGCATCCAATTGACTTCTTGCCTCTTAATAATCTCTCAAATACCATTTTTTTTCAAGAGCTGTCATTTCCTCACTCATAGCTTGAGCTCAATTCCTATATTCCAATGCTTATTCAACAAATAATAGGATTGTCACATAATTAATAACTACAACAAAACTTTGATAATGCATGGAAAGATATTTGGATGAGACATATTTAAAAATAGGATATCTATAAGTGAGGGACAAAGTCTTTTAACTTTTCTCAAGGCAACAATTAAATCATTCATATCTAAATCACAAGTATACTTTTTTTTTGTTGGAATCACCAATATGAGAATCATTTTCAACACTTACCTTCGGTTCAAGCGATTGAAATTGTTTATGGAGCATATCAGATTTACCTTTTCTCTAATACACAATAATTGGTGTTGAATGTGCTAGTTTTTGCAAATGAAAAGACAACAAGGAACGAAAATATGACTAGGTGTAGATTCATGACTATGACTAAGAATGGGTTCACTCACAATAGGCGAaaactcaaattcaaaaataGACTCGGGCAATTTAGGGAAGTTATGGTTAAGGATCATAAACTCAAACTCAGAGTCAGAGTCATTCATGCTCTACCCTGAGGCTGATGACGAGTGAagtaagacaattttttttttgtaaaatgtgACATCTTTAAAAACAAAATACTTACGACTGGGAGGATGATGATATTTGTACACATTTCTGTTAGAATGATAACATACAAAGCTACATCTAAGGGCACATGAATCCAACTTATTTTGGTGTTGCTTATGGACATGAACAAAACCCATACCACCAAATGCTCGAGGTTCAAGACCCTATAACATGGAAGTGGAAGGAAAGAGAGAGATCATAAACCGAACAAGACTATCATTACCTATAATACAAGATGAAATTCAATTAATTAGATAAGCAATGAAATGATCATGACTGCTTCACTCCAATATGATTTTGGAAGATAAGAGCTCGAGGACTTCTAGTAAGTGACAACTTTTTCTTTCTACGACACCATTTTGTTATTGAGGTGTCGACACATGAGAATCATGAATGATGCTATTTTTATTGGTAAGGTTGTAAAAATTATGATTGACAAATTCTTTACCATTGTGAGAAAGTATTCTTTTAATACCTTTTCTAAATTGTCTTTGTATTATActataaagttaaataaataactatgatattttttatttattattcatcaaGAAAATCCAAAATACTATCatcaataaaagaaataaatcatTTCGCAATGGAAATGTTaaaccatctccaatggtgcaacccatttttgagttttttatgggtcccaccagccatatcatctcaaaataatttatttaatttttattttattggtgtAATTATAATGGGttccacaactttacctcataaattaatttgattgggtatcacaattttttactagttgcattgcaatgcaactgtaCTATGACAtggaaaaatatttgaatatttaattattatattgatgtccAGGTGGAgaactcaaaaaaaaaatactaccATTAGAGATGCTCTTAGAAACAAAAGTTGATCCTTAAACATCAAAATGAATGAGATTAAATGgttcataaatataaataagattGTTCGGTAGACCGAGAACATGAATCACATCTTTCAAAGTTGTCAATGATCAGTACACATGCCGTGAACAGTGTTGCAACAAAGTCTATCAATTCCTGTGTCTTAAGAAGTAATCACTACCTTGACAGAAATGAGTAGTACTAGTATTTTCACCATACTACATCTTCATCTAACAAACTCAATTCGGATCACATTAACATGTGAAAGTTATGTAACACAAAAGAACACATATGATACATAGTTTCAAACTTGGAGCATTATACAATAGGGGAAAGAACATAAAGGAAGGTGATTTCAACTCACTCAGGTGAGAATTTTGGAA from Vicia villosa cultivar HV-30 ecotype Madison, WI linkage group LG4, Vvil1.0, whole genome shotgun sequence encodes the following:
- the LOC131598770 gene encoding uncharacterized protein LOC131598770 yields the protein MQIRVKCNCGEGNCAEWGVVELQGVVEPQPGFQGSLANLQIGTLCRPSSQEVYTLTIGYHELTGSKISLKKPLLVLKKVKHMDGENCSDVELQVVGIIRHKILFKTRPKALISKPQITSREKQKTIMLGSPASNQAV